A section of the Cydia splendana unplaced genomic scaffold, ilCydSple1.2 scaffold_106_ctg1, whole genome shotgun sequence genome encodes:
- the LOC134805418 gene encoding sucrose-6-phosphate hydrolase-like, producing MNDPNGFCIFNNDIHLFYQHNPYSSYDTGIAHWGHAISKDYFHWQHQPIAMYPDQWYDATGVFSGSALIENKTMYLFFTGNVKYPGQTPDHINRQALATSTNGVTVTKYANNPIINGSISMPDLRDPKVWKHKGTYYMVLGNSLNGTYGRALLYSSNDKISWDYVSVLAKSNGTLGYMYECPDFFEVDGKYVLQFSPQGMVPSGDKYHNLYQTGYIIGDFDYSTHTFTPTSEFVELDHGHDFYATQTTLDKLGRRIAIAWFDMWEQKYPEASDGFTGIMTIPRELRILNNKLVQIPIREISRIKGEQVSAIKEKYTLRNKAGEVNVLADGRKDFQLYIASDNVKVTISYDAANGKVTLDRGGTDGVRRTDWRPSGQLKWRIFVDASSIELFCGEGEVTFSSRFFPNGAVVIYQNGAAVLKVRDIVRTMPRPT from the coding sequence ATGAACGATCCCAACGGATTCTGCATCTTCAACAACGACATCCATTTGTTCTATCAGCACAATCCGTACAGCAGCTACGACACCGGCATCGCGCACTGGGGGCACGCGATCAGCAAGGACTACTTCCATTGGCAACATCAACCGATCGCCATGTACCCTGACCAGTGGTACGACGCAACAGGCGTCTTCTCTGGAAGCGCTCTAATCGAAAATAAGACCATGTACTTGTTCTTCACCGGAAATGTAAAATACCCAGGACAGACACCCGATCATATAAACCGTCAAGCCCTAGCCACGAGTACGAACGGCGTCACCGTTACTAAATATGCGAACAACCCCATCATCAATGGTTCTATAAGCATGCCGGATTTACGAGACCCTAAAGTCTGGAAACACAAAGGTACATATTACATGGTATTGGGCAACTCTCTGAACGGGACCTATGGCAGGGCCCTTCTTTACTCTTCAAACGATAAGATTTCATGGGACTACGTTTCTGTTCTCGCAAAGTCGAACGGCACTTTGGGGTATATGTACGAATGCCCTGACTTCTTTGAAGTTGACGGCAAATACGTACTTCAATTTTCGCCTCAAGGTATGGTGCCTTCGGGGGACAAATACCATAACTTATACCAAACGGGTTACATAATTGGCGACTTTGACTATTCAACTCATACGTTTACTCCGACGTCGGAGTTTGTAGAGCTCGACCACGGACATGACTTTTATGCTACTCAGACCACTTTGGATAAGCTTGGACGCCGTATCGCCATAGCCTGGTTTGATATGTGGGAACAGAAATACCCTGAAGCCAGCGATGGTTTCACTGGTATTATGACCATACCAAGAGAGCTCAGAATATTAAACAACAAGCTTGTGCAGATACCCATAAGAGAAATTTCTAGAATCAAGGGAGAACAAGTTTCGGCGATTAAGGAAAAATATACTCTTCGTAACAAAGCCGGAGAAGTTAATGTTCTTGCCGACGGTCGTAAGGACTTTCAACTGTACATTGCGTCGGACAATGTTAAAGTGACGATATCTTACGATGCAGCGAACGGCAAGGTGACGTTGGACCGCGGAGGGACCGACGGTGTTCGTCGCACGGATTGGAGACCTTCAGGGCAGCTCAAATGGAGAATCTTTGTGGACGCGAGCTCTATTGAGCTGTTCTGCGGAGAGGGCGAGGTGACTTTCTCGAGCCGATTCTTCCCTAACGGTGCAGTGGTCATTTACCAAAATGGAGCAGCGGTATTGAAGGTACGCGACATTGTACGCACTATGCCTCGACCGACATGA